In the Anastrepha obliqua isolate idAnaObli1 chromosome 1, idAnaObli1_1.0, whole genome shotgun sequence genome, one interval contains:
- the LOC129253379 gene encoding uncharacterized protein LOC129253379: MKLPLTICWTLFAFGALCEAYISKYEQMLQLFPKPAYPESRTWRSNSNKNLADHPCRRTCRTDQPMTCYYYFVVHYDETFNPSCERYLDSRFRFKVGGREYIDPFTVHNYEGFDDCKYADGVKTDVMVVNGQLPGQAIEVCQGDTIVADVINSMHDITTIHWHGLHQRQTPHMDGVPYITQYPIVPGQAFRYRFEVDHVGTHWWHSHVGHQRGFGIAGAMVVRQPKADDMHSALYDFDLSEHTIMLQDWMYDPEGSTPQSILIDGVGRKVPPANGAKLTHSAPTLYSTYSVVRGGRYRFRVIFNGIANCPISLSIDNHELVVIASDGNDIEPVKVRKITLHGGERFDFVLHANQAVDNYWIRIKGYNFCKLNKLHQEAILHYQGAGRRALPTAQVFYEYEPNGKELNTVDKPPTSDNNLITIADLKALEKRTASATIPHRTYYTSMTVRVQNELLFQMDDITFAIPSRVSLLQTRNLGIGQFLCNKTQQATMGLNCRSRQCKCANVIEVPAFKDVEFVISSTSESAHPIHLHGYTFRVVGIGVLGPERIRNIEEIDRRTPLPRRERSAPLKDTVQVPAFGYTILRFYTDSPGYWILHCHISTHSEIGMAAVLRVGAHKEMKTCPVSNCGLCNSVL; encoded by the exons atgaagctGCCGTTAACGATTTGTTGGACGCTGTTCGCATTCGGCGCATTGTGTGAAG CTTATATCAGCAAATATGAGCAAATGCTGCAGCTCTTCCCAAAGCCCGCATACCCAGAATCGAGAACTTGGCGAAGCaacagtaataaaaatttagctGACCACCCCTGCCGCCGCACATGTCGGACAGATCAGCCCATGACATGTTACTATTACTTCGTTGTGCACTACGATGAGACCTTCAATCCGAGTTGTGAGCGCTATCTCGATTCACGCTTTCGCTTCAAGGTTGGTGGACGCGAATATATCGATCCCTTTACAGTGCACAACTATGAAGGATTCGACGATTGCAAATACGCAGATGGCGTGAAGACGGACGTGATGGTGGTTAACGGGCAATTGCCGGGACAAGCGATAGAGGTGTGTCAAGGTGACACGATTGTGGCAGACGTTATCAACAGCATGCACGACATCACAACCATCCACTGGCATGGTTTGCATCAGCGACAAACACCACACATGGATGGTGTGCCATATATTACGCAATATCCAATTGTGCCGGGTCAAGCGTTTCGCTATCGCTTCGAGGTGGATCATGTCGGCACACATTGGTGGCATAGCCATGTGGGGCATCAACGTGGGTTCGGTATAGCCGGCGCGATGGTGGTGCGGCAACCAAAAGCGGACGATATGCACTCTGCTTTATATGATTTTGACCTTTCAGAACACACGATCATGTTGCAGGATTGGATGTACGACCCAGAAGGTTCCACGCCTCAAAGCATACTGATTGATGGTGTGGGACGAAAAGTACCACCGGCAAACGGTGCCAAGTTGACACACAGTGCGCCCACGCTGTATTCAACCTATTCGGTTGTGCGTGGCGGCAGGTATCGTTTTCGTGTGATCTTTAACG GTATAGCCAACTGTCCGATTAGCTTGAGCATTGATAATCACGAACTTGTTGTCATCGCCAGCGATGGCAATGACATTGAGCCTGTAAAGGTGCGCAAGATCACTCTGCATGGCGGTGAACGTTTCGACTTTGTCTTGCACGCCAACCAAGCCGTCGACAACTATTGGATCCGCATAAAGGGCTACAACTTCTGCAAGCTGAATAAATTGCACCAGGAAGCAATATTGCACTATCAGGGTGCAGGTCGCCGTGCGCTACCCACAGCACAAGTGTTCTATGAGTATGAGCCTAATGGCAAGGAACTAAACACTGTCGATAAACCGCCAACCAGTGACAACAATTTAATTACAATTGCCGACTTGAAAGCTTTGGAAAAACGCACTGCTTCAGCAACCATTCCTCACCGCACCTACTACACCAGCATGACTGTGCGCGTACAAAATGAGCTCCTATTCCAAATGGACGATATTACTTTCGCAATACCTTCACGTGTTTCGCTATTGCAGACTCGCAATCTGGGTATTGGCCAATTTCTTTGCAACAAGACGCAGCAAGCAACGATGGGCTTGAACTGTCGCAGTCGTCAGTGTAAATGTGCCAATGTGATCGAGGTGCCAGCATTCAAGGACGTAGAGTTCGTGATATCCAGCACCTCCGAATCAGCGCATCCTATCCATTTACATGGCTACACATTTCGTGTAGTGGGCATTGGGGTACTGGGACCAGAACGCATCAGAAAT ATCGAGGAAATTGATCGTCGCACGCCATTGCCACGTCGAGAACGTAGTGCTCCACTTAAGGACACCGTGCAGGTGCCTGCCTTCGGTTATACCATTCTACGTTTCTACACCGACAGTCCGGGCTATTGGATTCTACATTGTCACATATCGACGCACTCAGAGATTGGCATGGCGGCAGTGCTGCGCGTAGGTGCTCACAAGGAAATGAAGACTTGTCCCGTGAGCAACTGTGGCCTCTGCAACTCAGTGCTTTGA
- the LOC129247308 gene encoding uncharacterized protein LOC129247308 produces MHTAAHTMQKQQHQEPKLQHKTQMQRPPQLQQKQNDTRKTTQKQQHQKLESDKETIQLSSDDEQTTVAAAAPATPATAATSSASSNIYALNSGSNAAYEQRNRSCARSRSRSHSGSSSSLSSTLSSSYRSLDYEAEADEEDANECEGVELQRKLAGGNDNLMHVQNFLNCFDTQERRRQKSSAICCATQPQPQQRQQEMLRQLDEKVQRMGKHLPVGETNLSRFSSCVKNELATRDQVAVTTFPTTTAVAAVAIATAATMSTTTVTTNAIAAKATSKPGKFTISTKFLRKPRHKLKSVNLTPTMGMSKTLAATTIDSEEMVALHERQKVLQQRGNEHVSQQQQHHRQPIPVDEPNVNVNVKFNSNFSINSLLNKR; encoded by the coding sequence ATGCATACAGCAGCTCATacaatgcaaaaacaacaacaccaagaaCCAAAATTGCAGCACAAAACACAAATGCAGCGACCGCCGCAACTGCAGCAGAAACAAAATGACACACGCAAAACaacgcaaaagcaacaacatCAAAAACTTGAATCCGACAAAGAGACGATTCAACTGTCCTCCGATGACGAACAAACTACAGTTGCAGCTGCTGCACCTGCAACACCAGCAACAGCTGCAACAAGCAGTGCATCTAGCAACATTTACGCGCTCAACAGCGGCAGTAACGCGGCGTACGAGCAGAGGAATCGCAGTTGCGCTCGCAGTCGCAGTCGCAGCCACAGTGGTAGCAGCAGCAGTCTGTCTTCGACACTTTCTTCATCTTATCGTTCGTTAGATTATGAGGCGGAAGCAGACGAGGAGGATGCCAATGAGTGTGAGGGTGTGGAGTTGCAACGCAAACTGGCTGGCGGCAATGATAATTTGATGCATGTACAGAATTTTCTCAATTGTTTCGATACACAAGAGCGGCGCAGACAAAAGTCGTCAGCAATATGTTGCGCCACACAACCACAACCACAACAACGGCAACAGGAAATGTTGCGACAACTAGATGAAAAAGTGCAGCGCATGGGGAAGCATCTGCCGGTAGGTGAAACAAATCTAAGTCGTTTCTCAAGTTGTGTTAAGAATGAATTGGCGACACGTGACCAGGTTGCAGTAACTACCTTTCCAACCACAACAGCAGTAGCAGCTGTAGCAATCGCCACTGCTGCAACAATGTCAACcacaacagtaacaacaaatGCAATCGCTGCAAAGGCTACAAGCAAACCGGGTAAATTTAcgatttcaacaaaatttctacGCAAGCCGCGTCACAAGCTGAAATCAGTCAACTTAACACCGACTATGGGCATGAGTAAGACATTGGCGGCAACAACAATAGATAGTGAGGAAATGGTAGCATTACATGAACGACAAAAAGTGCTACAGCAACGAGGAAATGAGCATGtttcacaacagcaacaacatcatcGTCAACCAATACCAGTCGATGAACCGAATGTGAATGTGAATGTGAAATTCAATTCGAATTTCTCCATCAACTCACTCTTAAATAAAAGATAA